A DNA window from Camelina sativa cultivar DH55 chromosome 13, Cs, whole genome shotgun sequence contains the following coding sequences:
- the LOC104734461 gene encoding glycosyltransferase family protein 64 protein C5-like — MEETAENVAAAAASGHNKHHHRYRYRSSGRRFLFFASCFGFYALVAVTYAWFVFSPHIGRTDHVSSSSLGCTEDNEGSWSIGVFYGDSPFSLKPIESINVWRNGSGAWPVSNPVLTCASLTNSGLPSNFVADPFLYVQGDTLYLFFETKNPITMQGDIGVAKSIDKGATWETLGIALDEAWHLSFPFVFNYNGEIYMMPESNELGQLNLYRAVNFPLSWKLEKVIMKKPLVDSTIIHHEGIYWLFGSDHSSFGTKKNGQLEIWYSNSPLGTWKPHKMNPIYNGKRSVGARNGGRAFLHDGNLYRIGQDCGENYGKRIRIFKVEVISKEEYREVEVPFSLEASDKGKNSWNGVRQHHFDVKQLSSGEFIGLVDGDRVTSGDLFHRVILGYASLAAAISVVLLLGFLLGVVNCIVPSTWCMNYYAGKRTDALLNLETAGLFSEKLRRICSRLNRVPPFLRGFVKPNSSMGKFTLGVIVLVGLFLTCVGIRYIYGGSGAVEPYPFKGHLSQFTLATMTYDARLWNLKMYVKRYSRCPSVKEIVVIXIVVIWNKGPPPKLSELDSAVPVRIRVQKQNSLNNRFEIDPLIKTRAVLELDDDIMMPCDDIEKGFRVWREHPERLVGFYPRFVDQTMTYSAEKFARSHKGYNMILTGAAFMDVRFAFDMYQSEKAKLGREFVDEQFNCEDILLNFLYANARGSGKAVEYVRPSLTTIDTSKFSGVAISGNTNQHYKKRSKCLRRFSDLYGSLADRRWEFGGRKDGWDL; from the exons ATGGAAGAGACGGCGGAGAacgttgctgctgctgctgcttcggGTCACAACAAGCATCACCACCGTTACAGATATCGAAGCTCCGGGAGGCGTTTCCTGTTCTTCGCTTCCTGTTTTGGGTTTTACGCTTTGGTTGCCGTGACGTACGCGTGGTTCGTATTTTCTCCGCATATCGGCCGTACGGATCATGTATCGTCGTCTTCGCTAGGTTGCACAGAGGATAATGAAGGTTCATGGTCCATTGGTGTTTTCTATGGTGATTCTCCCTTCTCTCTCAAACCAATCGAATCC atcaatgTATGGAGGAACGGGAGTGGAGCATGGCCTGTGTCTAATCCAGTTTTAACATGTGCCTCCCTCACCAATTCTGGTCTTCCAAGCAACTTTGTAGCTGACCCTTTTCTTTATGTACAG GGTGATACTCTATACCTCTTCTTCGAAACTAAAAACCCCATTACAATGCAAGGGGATATAGGAGTCGCAAAAAGTATTGATAAAGGAGCTACTTGGGAAACTCTTGGTATAGCATTGGATGAGGCTTGGCACTTGTCTTTTCCATTCGTCTTCAATTACAACGGAGAA ATATACATGATGCCGGAGAGTAACGAGCTAGGACAGCTTAATCTATACCGTGCTGTGAACTTTCCCTTGAGTTGGAAGCTGGAGAAAGTTATCATGAAAAAGCCGCTTGTTGATTCGACTATAATCCATCACGAAGGAATCTATTGGCTGTTTGGATCAGATCACAGTAGCTTTGGGACAAAGAAGAATGGACAATTGGAAATTTGGTACAGCAACTCTCCTCTTGGCACATGGAAACCACACAAGATGAATCCTATCTATAATGGTAAAAGAAGTGTTGGTGCAAGAAATGGAGGCAGAGCGTTTTTACACGACGGTAATCTCTATCGTATTGGTCAAGATTGTGGTGAAAACTACGGCAAAAGGATACGCATTTTCAAGGTTGAGGTTATTTCCAAGGAAGAGTACAGAGAAGTTGAAGTCCCTTTCTCTTTGGAAGCGTCGGATAAAGGTAAAAATTCTTGGAACGGAGTTAGGCAGCATCATTTCGATGTGAAACAGCTAAGTTCTGGTGAATTCATTGGTCTTGTTGATGGTGACCGTGTAACTTCAGGCGATCTGTTTCATCGGGTTATTCTCGGTTATGCCTCTCTTGCAGCTGCTATTTCCGTGGTTCTATTACTTGGTTTTTTGCTTGGGGTTGTGAACTGCATTGTTCCATCTACCTGGTGCATGAACTACTATGCGGGCAAAAGAACCGATGCACTCCTGAATCTGGAAACCGCGGGTTTGTTCTCAGAAAAGTTAAGGCGGATTTGTTCTCGCTTGAACCGAGTACCACCTTTTCTCAGAGGATTCGTGAAGCCTAATTCCTCCATGGGAAAATTTACTCTCGGTGTCATAGTCCTTGTAGGACTTTTCCTCACATGTGTAGGCATCAGATACATATACGGTGGGAGCGGAGCCGTTGAGCCTTACCCATTCAAAGGTCACTTGTCTCAGTTCACGCTAGCAACTATGACTTACGATGCTCGTCTCTGGAATCTGAAAATGTACGTTAAGCGTTACTCTCGTTGTCCTTCTGTCAAAGAGATAGTTGTCATTTNAATAGTTGTCATATGGAACAAAGGACCACCTCCTAAACTGTCAGAGCTAGACTCTGCCGTGCCAGTCAGAATCCGAGTCCAGAAGCAGAATTCTCTGAACAACAGGTTCGAGATCGATCCGCTGATTAAAACCCGAGCGGTTCTTGAGCTTGACGACGATATAATGATGCCTTGTGATGACATCGAAAAAGGGTTTAGAGTTTGGCGTGAGCATCCGGAGAGACTGGTGGGATTCTACCCGCGTTTTGTTGATCAAACCATGACTTATAGCGCAGAGAAGTTTGCGAGAAGTCATAAAGGATACAATATGATTCTCACTGGAGCAGCGTTTATGGACGTTCGCTTTGCCTTTGATATGTATCAATCGGAGAAAGCGAAACTCGGTCGGGAATTTGTAGACGAGCAGTTTAATTGTGAAGACATTTTGCTCAATTTCTTGTACGCGAATGCAAGGGGATCAGGAAAAGCTGTGGAGTATGTGAGACCGTCTTTGACAACAATTGACACTTCGAAATTTTCAGGTGTAGCTATTAGTGGAAACACGAACCaacattacaaaaagagaaGCAAGTGTCTCCGGCGATTCTCCGATTTGTATGGAAGTTTGGCTGATCGAAGATGGGAATTTGGTGGGAGAAAAGACGGGTGGGATTTGTAG